One Streptomyces sp. CG4 genomic window, CGCCTCCTCCAGCCGGGGCACGTCCTTGCCGGTCATCTCCAGGGAGAAGTCGTCCAGCAGAGCGACATCGGCACCGACGGCCGGGGGGACGGTGAGAGCGGGGTTCATCGTGCTCCTCGTACGACGGCGTTCCTGACCCCGGCCGATGATGCCACGCGGGCGGCGGGGACCTCGTCCGGGGGTCGAGGCCGGGGGTCGAGGCCGGGGGGCAGCCGGGCTCCGCAGGGGCACCGGAGCCCCGGGCCGAGCCGGCTCCGGGCCGCCGCGCTGCCGGGTCATGCCTCCTCGCCCCCCCGCCCAAGCACCATCAACAGCATGTAGTCACCGACTCCGGAGCGCCACGCTGTCGCCGACCGTCCCGGGTACAAGCCGCGAGGCTGCCCGCGCGGGGCCTCGTTCTCCTGGTACACCTAGTCGCCCACGCGGGTCCGGTATCCCCATGTGCGAGGCGTGCTCCTGGAGTTGTACTGCGACGGCGACCCGGTGGCCGCGTGGGCCGAGGGCACCTCCGATCCGGTGAAGCGGCGGCGACGCTAGTAGTCGCTGACCCGCCGGCTACGGATCGGCGAGACTCAGGACCACGCGGTCGCCCTGTCCATGGGCGGGCGGCGGGCCTGGCGGCAGTCCTGGGTCTCGGCCTCCTGCCGTACCGACGGCTGCGGGTGGTCGCCATACGCCGGACGAGCGGCCGTAGCGACCGGCTGACCTGCCCCCGCCCCCGCTGGCGCTCTTGCTGCTCGCCGGCCTGACCGCCACCGCGGCGCGACGGCCCACGCGCCGCTCGTCCACCGGCTGCACGCCCTGCTCGCCCTGGCCCTGTTCGCCCTGTTCGCCCTGTTCGCCCTGTGGCCGTTCAACCGCCTGGTGCACGCGTCGCCGTCCCACTGGGTTACGTCGTCCGCCCGTACGTCGTCTACCGATCGCGGGGCGGGGCGGGGCGGGCGCCCGTGACGCGGTCATGGACAGGTGACGGCACATTATGGACCGATGAGACGCATCGGCTTTGGCCCTGGTGACCGGACCATCGCCCCGGCAAGGTGGTGACCCCGAACCCGAGGAGGCTACCGACCATGCGATTCCGGCACGCGGACACCATCTGGGCCACGTTCCCCGAACTGGCTTCAGGCGCGCTGTACGCCACCGGCGTGGACGCCCGCGTCGACACCGGGCCGCGCGCCGCCGAGTACACCGCCCGCGCCCTGGACCGGCTGGCCGGAACCACCGAGGGTGAGTTTCCCGAAGTGCTGGCCTGGCGGCGGACGTTCAGCCAGCTCGGAGTGAAGCCGACGCAGTACCGGTGTGCCTCGGAGTCGCTGCTGCGGCGGCTGCGGAAAGAGGGCACGCTGCCGCGCATCCATCCGCTGGTCGACCTGTGCAACGCGCTGTCGGTGGCGTACGCGATCCCGGTGGCCGTCCTCGACGTCGACCGGGTCGCCTGGCCGCTGCTGGAGGTGCGGCCGGCCGACGGCGACGAGACGTACACGGCGTTCGGCGGGGGCGTCGAGCATCCCGCGCCCGGCGAGGTGACCTTCGTCGACTCGTCGGGCCGGGCGCACGCCCGGCGCTGGACCCATCGGCAGAGCGGCCACTCGGCGGTCGGCGAGCACACCCGCCGTGTGCTGGTGGTGGCGGAGGCCATGCACGAGGGTGGCGCGGCGATGGTGCCCGAGCTGCTGAAGGCGGTGGAGGCGGAGGTGGCGGCGCACTGGGGGGCCGGCACGGAGACGGCCGTGCTCACCGCGGCCGCGCCGGACTTCGTCTTCGGCGGCTGAGCCCGGCACATGACAGCATCAGCAAGGTGAACGACGAGGAGCGAGAGCGAGAGGCGTCGGCCGCCGCGAGCGAACTCCCCGGCCGTGGCTCGGACTTCCTGCAGCTGGCGGTCGGCGATCTGCCCGCGGGCGGTAAGTCGGAGTGGCTGGCCGGCCGGCTGCGGCAGGCGATAGCGGACGGCCGACTGGCGGTGGGCAGCAGACTCCCGCCCACTCGGGTGCTCGCCGCCGAACTGCGCGTCTCCCGCGGCGTGATCACCGAGGCCTACCGCCGACTCGCCGAGGACGGTCATCTGGAGGGGCGCCGCCGCGGGGGCACGGTGGTGGTGGCGGCACCGTTCGATTCGCCGGGCACCGGGGTTCTGGGCGGGGGCACGGCCACGGCCACGGCCACGGCACCACCGATCAACTCCCCAGACACCGCCCCCCGGCACGCAGACATCCTCGCAACACCACCGACCAACTCACCGAACGCCGCACCCCGGAGTGGGGGCCGGGAGCGCGGTGAGGCGCGGAGCGGACCCGCGTGTGGCGCGCGCGGCAGGCGTGCGCCGGCTGCGTCGGGAACGGCCCGCGCCACCCTGCGCGGGACCGCGTCGCCGGAGACGCCGGACTCGCTGGGCATCACGGGCACGATGGGCTCTCGTACCTCCGGCCGCGGAACCGGCCACGCCTCCTCCGACCGCGCCCCTGACCCCACCTCCGGCACGCTGCCCTCCAACGCTCCCAGCCCGCTGCCCCCACCCCGTCCCGCGCCCGCACCCCCGCCCCCGCCCCTGCGCGCACCCGGTCGCCTCTCCCCCGCCCCGCCCACATCGCCCTTCTCCCACGCCCCCGGCGCCGACGTCTTCGACGCGTTGCGCAACGCCCCGGCCGCCGTCGACTTCACTCCCGGGCGGCCGGACCTCGCCACCTTCCCGCGTACCGCCTGGCTGCGGGCCGAGCGCGCCGTGCTCGCGGGGCTGTCCGCGGAGCACCTCGGCTACGGCGACCCCCGTGGCGCTCCCGCGTTGCGGCGGGCCGTGGCCGACTGGCTGGCGCGGATGCGGGGTGTGCGGGTGACGCCGGACGAGGTGCTGATCGTCGCGGGCACCGCCCAGGCGCTCACGCTGCTGCACCAGGTGCTGCGGGCGGACGGTATCGACGCCGTGGCGGTGGAGGACCCGGGCTCGCTCGGGGGACGCCAGCATCTGCGGAACGGGGGCCTGGACACCCCGCCGGTGCCGGTCGACGAGGAGGGGGTGCGGGTGGCTGCGTTGCGGGCGACCGGAGCCCGCGCGGTGCTGCTCACCCCGGCCCACCAGTTCCCGACCGGCGTGGTGACCAGCGGCGAGCGCCGGCGTGAGCTGCTGGGCTGGGCGCGCGACGGCGGGCTGATCCTGGAGGACGACTACGACGCCGAGCACCGTTACGACCGGCCCCCGGTCCCCGCGCTGCGGGCCCTGCTGGCCGACCGGGTGTGCTACATGGGCAGCGTGTCGAAGCTGCTCGCCCCGGCCCTGCGCATCGGCTGGCTGGTGGCCCCGCCCCGTTATCGCACGGACCTGGTCGACGCCAAGCGTTTCAACGACCTGGGCAACGCGGTGCTGCCGCAGCTGGTGCTCGCCCGGCTGATGGAGTCCGGCGCACTGGAGCGTCACCTACGGCTGTTGCGGCGCCGGCACCGCGACCGCCGGGACGCGATGATCGCCGCGCTGGCCGAGCAGTTGCCCGGCGGGACCGTGCACGGCGCCGCGGCGGGCCTGCATCTGACCGTCACCTACACCGCGGACGTGCCCGACACCGAGTTCGCGGCTGCCGCGCTGACCCGGGGCGTCAAGTGCCAACCGCTATCCTGGCACCGGCAGTTGCCCGGCCCGCCCGGTCTCGTCCTCGGCTATGCGGCCACCGCACCGGGAGCCATCGCCGAGGGCGTGGCGCTGCTCGGCGCCACCCTGCGCGAATTGACCCGGCAGCGGCGCGACCGCCAGGGCCGCCCAGCGCTGCCGCCCTCCTGAACCGCTCGTCGGACCCTGCCCGGCGCGCCACGGGGGTTTCTCCCCCCTGGCGCGCTGGTGCTGTCCCCCGCACCGAGCCGCCTGCCTGCCGGAGTGATCGCGGCCCGGGCGGTGCCTAGCGTGCTGAACCATGACCATCCCCCTTCTGTATTCCCTGCTCCGCAGGCAAACCAGCCTTGCGGCCATGGCAACAGCCGTCGTGCTGGTCACCGCCCCCGCGGCATCCGCCGAATCCACCGCATCCCCCGCCTCCGCCGCATCCCCCGCATCCACACAGACGTCATCGCTGACGCCCTCACAGGCACCACCACGGACGCCGGCGCAGGCACCACCACGGGCGCCATCGCAGGCGGCGCCGCAGACGCCCCACCCGTGCCGCACACATGACGCGTTACGCCGGTCCGTGCACCACTTGGTCACGCACGACCGGATCGCCGGTGCCGCCGTCCTCGTCGACGGCGCCGGCCGGGACGCGGCCTGCACCAGCTGGTCCGTGACCGACGGAGTGGCCGATCTGCGCACGGACCGCCCGATGAACACCACCGACCGGCTGCGCATCGGCAGTGTCACCAAGACCTTCACCGCGACGGTCGTCCTGCAACTCGCCGCCGAGCGGCGCCTGTCCCTGGACGCGCCCGTCGAGCGTTACCTGCCCGGCCTGATCCGCGGCTCCGGGTACGACGGCCGCCGGATCACCGTACGGCAGATCCTGCAGCACACCAGCGGGCTCCCCGACTACCTCGACACGCCCGTATGGGATCATCCCGAGCGGCTGCGGTACCGGCACTTCGAGCCGCGCGAACTCGTCGCCCGGGCCCTGCGGTTGCCGCACCCCAAGCGGACCTGGCACTACGCGACCACCAACTACCTCATAGCCGGGCTGATCGTGCAGGCGGTCACCGGACACACCCCGGAGACGGAGATCACCCGGCGGATCATTACGCCGCTCGGGCTGCACGACACGTACTGGCCCGGAGACGATCCGCGCGTCCAAGGGCCGTACTCCCACAGCTACTTCGTCGCCGACGACGGGCGCCGTACCGACGGCACCAGCTGGAACATGACCTTCGGCGGCACCGGTGGGGCCCTGGTGTCCACGCCGGCCGACCTGAACCGGTTCGCCGCCGCTCTGTTCGGCGGCCGGCTGCTGCCCGCGGCCCAACTCGCCCAGATGCGGCGGACCGTGGCGGCCGACCCCGACCGGCTCTGGCCCGGCGCCCGCTACGGCCTCGGGCTGATCTCCTCGCCCCTGTCCTGCGGCGGCACCTGGTGGGGCCACGCGGGAACGGTGCCCGGCGGCCACCGGGCGCTGGTCGCCGTCGGCCCCGGCGGTCGCGGTGTCGCCGTGGCCCTGAACGAGATACCGGCCACGCTCCAGGCCGAACAGGACTTCCTCGACGTCGTCGACAAGGCCCTCTGCGAGGGGCGCACGTCCGAAAGGCAGGACATCGCATGACCGCCTCCTTCTCCCGCGGCCCCGGGCAGCGCCCGCGCACCGGCCGCTCTCGCCGTCCGGCCGCGCGAATCGCCGTAGCAGCCGCTCTGTGCCTCGCGGGCACGCTCACCCTGGGCGCCGCGCCCGCCATGCCCACCACGCCCGCCGTACCCACCACGCCCGCCGTGCCCGCCGCGGCCGGCGACCCCCTCGCCCGCTACCACCACCAGCACCTCCACTGGAAGAGCTGCCGGCTCGGCCCCGACGACACCACGGGCAAGGAACTGGAGCAGGCCGGTGCCCAATGCGCCGACGTCACCGTGCCGTTGGACTACGCGCGCCCCGCCGGCCGCACGATCACCGTCGCCCTCTCCCGGATCCGGGCCACCGACACCGCCCATCGCGTCGGCGCGCTGCTGCTCAACAGCGGTGGCCCCGGCGGGCAGACGATCGGTGATCCGCCGTGGGTGCGCAAGGCGATGAAGGACGTCGGCGCGCGCTACGACGTGGTGGGGGTGGATCCGCGCTTCGTCGGCCGGAGCACCCCGCTGGACTGCCAGTGGCCCACCGGCAGCATGTTCCGCGGGGCGGGTGGCGGCCGCGCCGGCTTCGACCGCATGGTGGCCTTGTCCGCGGACCTCGCCCGCCGGTGCCGTACACACGCGGGCGCCCTGGTGCCGTACGCCACCACCCGGAACACCGCCCGCGACATGGACGTGATCCGCGCCGCCCTGGGGGAACGCCGGATCTCCTATCTCGGGTACTCGTACGGCAGTTACCTCGGCCAGGTGTACGCGACGATGTTCCCGGACCGGACCGACCGGGTCGTCCTGGACGGCGTGATCGATCCCGGCCGCTACGGTCCGAGGCTGCTGCGCGGCACGGAGGAGGCCAACCGGAACGCCCTGCGGGACTGGGCCGGCTGGGCCGCCGCGCACGACGCGGCCTACGGTCTGGGGCGGACCCGCAGTGCGGTGCTGGCGACCGTGGACGCCGTGCGGTCGGCCGCCGCACGCACCCCCCTGCGGCTCGGCGCCCACCGGGTGGACGGGCACATCCTGCCCGTCGTCGTCTTCAACGGCCTCTCCCAGGACAATCCCACGGCCTACGGCGATCTCGCCCGGGCCGTGCGCGACCTGCGGCGCGCCGCCGAGGGCCGGACCGTCGCCCCGTCATCCTGGCTGGCCGGCACACTGGACTTCCTGCTGACCGGGCACGACTCCACCTACGGCAGCGCTCAGACGGCGATCCTCTGCGGCGACGTGGCCGCTCCGCGCGACCCGGAGACCTACTGGCGCGATCTGCGGCGTGCCGGGTCGCGGGACAAGCTGTTCGCTCCCGTCGCGAACGACATCAACCCGTGCGCCTTCTGGGATCCGCCGCGCGAACGCCCCACGCCGATCCGCGGCGACCTGCCGGCCCTGCTCGTGAACGCCACCGGTGACCCGCGCACCACCTTCCGCGGCGCCGAGACGGTCCACCGCAACTGGCCCGGCTCCCGTCTGGTCACCCTGCTCGGCGCGGACCAGCACGCGGTGTACGGCGTCTTCGGCAGCTCCTGCGTGGATGCCACGGTCAACGCCTATCTCGGCACCGGGCGCCTGCCGGCCGAGGACGTCGGCTGCGCCAGGCCGGCCGCCTGACGTCAGCCGACCTGCCGGGCGAAGGCGTCGTAGGCCCGCTCGTCGAAGAGGACGAAGCGCACCTCCTCGACCGCCGTCGCCGTGTCCCGCACCGCCTCCACGGCGATCCGTGCCGCATCGTCCAGCGGCCACCGGTACACGCCCGTGGAGACGGCCGGGAACGCGACGGTGCGGGCGCCGAGTTCGTCGGCGACCTTCAGGGACGCGCGGTAGCAGGAGGCGAGCAGCTCCGAGCGGTCCTCGCTCTGGCTGTACACCGGACCCACCGTGTGAATGACCCAGCGGGCGTCGAGTGCTCCCGCCGTCGTGGCGACCGCCTGGCCGGCGGGCAGGCCCTTGCCGTACCGGGAGGCGCGCAGCGCGCGGCACTCCTCCAGGATGGCGGGGCCGCCGCGCCGGTGGATCGCGCCGTCGACTCCTCCGCCGCCGAGGAGGGAGGAGTTGGCCGCGTTGACGATCGCGTCCGCGCTCTGCCGGGTGATGTCTCCCTGGACGAGGGTGATGGTGGTCATGTCTGCCTCAGTCTTCGCCAGACGGCCTTGGCCGCGTTGTGCCCCGACATGCCGTGCACGCCGGGTCCCGGCGGAGTGGCCGAGGAGCAGATGAAGACCGCCGGATGCGGGGTGTGGTAGGGGAACAGGGAAAGTCTGGGGCGCAGCAGCAGCTGGAGTCCGGACGCCGCGCCGCAGGCGATGTCGCCGCCGACGTAGTTGGCGTTGTGGGCGGCCAGCTCGGCGGGGCCGGCGACGGCGCGGGCGAGCACACGGTCGCGGAAACCGGGGGCGAAGCGCTCCAGTTGGCGTTCCATGGCGTCGGTGAGGTCGCCGGACCAGCCGTTCGGGACATGGCCGTACGCCCAGAAGACGTGCTTGCCCTCGGGGGCGCGGGTCGGGTCGGCGACGCTGGGCTGCACGGTGATCAGGAACGGCCGCTGCGGAGCGCGGCCCTCGCGGGAGGCGGCGCGCAGGGCGGTGGAGATCTCGGCCTGGCTCGCGCCGATCTGGACGGTGCCGGCGGTGCGGGCCTCGGGCGCGGTCCAGGGCACCGGGCCGTCCAGGGCATAGTCGATCTTGAAGACGCTCGGGCCGTAGCGGTAGTGCGCGTAGTGGTCGCCGAAGCCGGCGATGCGGGCGAGCGCGGTGGGCGAGGTGTCGAAGACGTACGCCCGCGCGGGCGGCAGATCGTCCAGGCGCTTGATCTCGTAGTCGGTGTGGACGGCGCCGCCGAGGTCCTTCAGATAGCCGGCGAGGGCGTCGGAGATCGCCTGGGAGCCGCCGCGGGGCACCGGCCAGCCGCGGGCGTGCGCGGCCAGCGCGAAGACCAGGCCCACGGCGCCGGTGGCCAGGCCGTCCAGCGGCGCGATCACATGCGCGACCAGACCGGCGAAGAGGGCCTTGGCCCGCTCGTCCCTGAAGCGGCGCAGCAGCCAGGTGGCCGGCGGCAGCCCGGCCAGTCCGAAGCGGGCCAGGGCGACCGGGTCGCGCGGGAGCGCGGTCAGCGGCAGGGACATGAAGTCCCGGACGAGGGTGTCCCAGTCGGCGAGGAACGGCTCGACCAGCCTGCGGTACGCGCCCGCGTCGCGCGGTCCGAAGGAGGCGGCCGTCTCGGCCACCGAGCGGGACAGCACGGCCGCGGTGCCGTCGAGGAACGGGTGCGCCATCGGCAGGTCGGCGTGCAGCCATTCGAGGCCGTAGCGGTCGAGGGGGAGGGCGCGGAACGCCGGCGAGTTGATGCCGAGGGGGTGGGCGGCCGAGCACGGGTCGTGCCGGAAGCCGGGCAGGGTCAGTTCCTCGGTGCGGGCGCCGCCGCCCACGGTGGACTTCGCCTCGAACAGCGCGACGGAGAAGCCGCGGCGGGCCAGCTCCACGGCCGCGGTCAGTCCGTTCGGTCCCGCACCCACCACGACCGCATCGAGCATCGACGGCACCTTCGGACCCCTTCGTCAGCCGATGACCACTCGGAGTTGCGTCAGCCGATGGCCACTCTGCGTTCAGGATATGCCGGAGGACTGACACTCCCCCGGGGCGGGTGACCGGGTGGACCGGCCGGCGCGGGCGGAAGGGACCCTTCCGCCGGCGGCGGCCGGCCCGGAGGTTCAGGCCCCCGCGCGCAGCAGCTCGGCCACCCGGTGGGCCGTCGCGGCGTCCCGGGCCGCGGTGAACGGCAGGGCGTTGCCGCCGGTCACGCGGAACGGCTCGCCGGCGCGGGTGAGGTGCGCGCCGCCCGCCTCCTCGACCAGGAGGAGACCCGCCGCGTGGTCCCAGGCCGCCTCCCAGGAGAACGCGACCGCGTCCAACTCGCCCCGGGCGACGGCGAGATACTCCAGGCCCGCCGAACCGCAGGCGCGCGGGGCGAAGCCGTCGGTCCGCAGGGCGTGCAGCGCGCGCTTCTCCGCGTCGGTGGTGTAGTCCGGGTGGGACGTGGCGACGACGAGGTCCCGGCCGGGCGCGGGCGGGCCCGCGAACAGCCGCTCGCCGTCGAGGAAGGCGCCCTGGCCGCGGACTGCGGTGGCGAGCTGGTCGCGCGCCGCGGCGTAGGTCCAGGAGGCGAGGACGACGCCGCGGTGGGCGAGCGCGACCAGGGTGCAGAACCCGTCGTCGCCGTGGACGAACTGGCGGGTGCCGTCGACCGGGTCGACGATCCACACCGGCGCGTCGCCCTGGAGCGCCGCATAGGTCGACGGGTCGGCGTGCACCGCCTCCTCGCCGACCACCACCGAGCCGGGCAGCAGCGCGCCCAGGTCCTGGGTGAGCCGCAGCTCGGCCAGCCGGTCGGCGTCCGTCACCAGGTCGTGCGGGCCGCTCTTCTGGTCCACCTCGTGCTCGGCGAGGCGGCGGAAGCGGGGCAGGATCTCGGCCGCGGCCGCCTTGCGGACCGCTTCCTCCACGTCGGCCGAGCAGCGTGCGAGAAACTCGTCGATGGTTTCCGTGTCTTCGATCATGTCTCCATGAGAGCATGCCCCACTGACAATCCCCGCCTCCCCGGTGCACTCCGGGTGGAATCGCGATGAAGAACAGGAGCCGCTCCCGGCCCCGCTCCCGGCCCTGCCGGAAGAGCAGGGGGCGCGGCGGGCCCCCTCCCCTGGGTGGTGGCGCCCGTCCCCGGGCGGTGGCTCCCAGGCGTGGCTCCCATCCCCTGGGCGTGCCGTCAGCGGCCCACCGCGTATCCCTGCATTCCGCGCGGGTTCGCCGCCGCCGACAGCACGCCGGTCTCCGGGTCCCGGGCCACCGCGCACAGGCGCCCTTCGGACCAGGCGGGGCCGACCCGGACGTCGTGGCCGCGCCGCCGCAGCTCCTCGATCACGTCCGCGTCCATGCGGGACTCCACGGTGACGCTGCCGGGGCGGTGGCCACGCGGGTAGAAGGAGCTGGGGAAGCTCTCGTTGTGCCAGTTCGGGGCGTCGATCGCGCCCTGCAGGTCGAGGGCGCCACGGACCGGTGCGCGCAGGGTGGCGGCGAGGAGGAAGTGCAGCTGCCACTGGTCCTGCTGGTCGCCGCCGGGCGTGCCGAAGGCCAGGACCGGCACGCCGTCGCGGAGCGCGAGGGACGGGGTGAGGGTGGTGCGCGGGCGGCGGCCCGGGGTGAGGGAGTTCGGCAGGCCCTCCTCCAGCCAGGCCATCTGCAGCCGCGTGCCGAGCGGGAAGCCCAGCTCGGGCACGACCGGGTTGGACTGCAGCCAGCCGCCGCTGGGCGTGGCCGCGATCATGTTGCCCCAGCGGTCGACGACGTCCAGGTGGCAGGTGTCACCACGGGTGGTGCCGTCGCCGGCCACCTGCGGCTCGCCGGGCAGCTCCGCGACGGTCGGCTCGCCGGCGCCCATCGGGTCGAAGCCGGGCAGGTCGGCGCTCTGCACGCGCGCGTACACCTGCGCAGGCAGCCGCGGGGGGCGTCCGCCGGGGCTGCCGGGCCGCAGCTCCCAGGAGGCCTTGGCGCCGACCAGGGCCCGCCGGCCGGCGTTGTAGTCCGCCGAGAGCAGCTCGGCCACCGGAACCTCGGCGGCGTCGCCGTACCAGGCCTCGCGGTCGGCCATGGCGAGCTTGCAGCCCTCGATCAGCAGGTGGACGTAGTCGGCGGAGCCGTAGGCGGGCAGTTCCGGCGGGAGCAGGGCGAGCTGCTGCAGGAGGGCGGGGCCCTGGCTCCAGGGGCCGGCCTTGCACACGGTCCAGCCGTTCCAGTCGTAGGTCACCGGGGTCTCGTAGGTCGCCGACCAGCCGGCGAGGTCGGCCTCGGTGAGCGTGCCGGTGTGGCGTGTCCCGCTGGTGTCCATCGTGGGCCGCCGGGACTGCCGTACCAGCGCCTCGGCGATGAAGCCGGAGCGCCACACCTCGCGTGCGGCGTCGATCCGGGCCTCCCGGTCCCCGGCCCGGGCGGTCTCGGCGAGCAGCCGCTGCCAGGTGGCGGCGAGGGCGGGATTGCGGAAGCGCTCACCGGGCCGCGGTGCCCGGCCACCGGGCAGATAGACCTCCGCCGAAGAGGTCCACTCCGTCTCGAACAGCTCCCGTACGGTCTCCACGGTCGCGCCGACCTTCTCCACGGGCGCGTGCCCATGCTCGGCGTATCCGATGGCGTACCTCAGAACGCCGTCCAGGGACTTCGTGCCGTGGTCGCGCAGGAGCAGCAGCCAGGCGTCGAAGGCGCCGGGCACGGCGGCCGCGAGCGGCCCGGTGCCGGGTACGAGGTCCAGCCCGAGCCCCCGGTAGTGCGCGACGGAGGCGCCGGCCGGGGTCACGCCCTGCCCGCAGAGCACCCGCACCGCTCCGCCCGCCGGGGCGAGCAGGATGGGCACCTCACCGGCGGGCCCGTTGAGATGTGGCTCCACCACATGCAGCACAAACGCGCCCGCCACGGCGGCGTCGAAGGCGTTGCCCCCGTCCTCCAGAACCGCCATCGCCGACTGCGAGGCCAGCCAGTGGGTGGAGGACACCATCCCGAAGGTGCCTTGCAGAGTGGGCCGAGTGGTGAACACGGGCGTCTCCTTGGCTCGGGTACGTCTTGCGGGTGATCGTACGAGCGTGATCGCCGTCCGGGGAACATGACGCCGGCCCGCGCCGTTGATCTCAACGGACGAGAGCTTGCTCGCGACGGAGACGGAGGACGACACCCACCGGCCACGGCTGCCGGTCTGACGGTCGGCCCCGGAAGCCACGACGGCCGGCCCCGCAAGCCACGGCTGCCGACCCCGGAACCGCGGGTACCGCGACTACGATGCCCCCTGTGCCGCCACTTGACGACCGTGACGATCAACTAGCCCTTCTCTGCAGCCAGTTGCCGCGGCTGCGCCGTATGCACCAGGGACCGGTGGGTGCGGCGCGGCGGCTCGTGCTCGACCGGGCCGTGCGGGCGGCCCGGGACGGCGAGCCGCTGGCGGAGCACCTGGCGGCTCTGGGACTGCCCGTGAGCCCTGCCATGCCGAGCCCGGCGGGACCGGACGTGGTGCGCTCGACGTTGCCGACCGCGGTCACCGCCGGCGGGGCGCACGCGGTGCCCGGCGAGCATGTCTGCCCGCGCGGGGTCTGTGCCCGGCGAGAGCGGCGGCATGTCGACCAGGCGCTGCCGGTGTGCGAGGTGTTCGACCTCGCCCTGCGCTTCGCCCCCGAGAGCTGAGCGGCCCGGCATGCTCACGGGGCTCGTCTCGGACGTCGGCAAGAAGCTGGCCGAGCGCTGGGGGTCGACGCTGGTGCTGCCCGGGCTGGTGTTCACCGTCCTGGCGGCCGCTGGCCTGACTCTGGGCCAGCGGCACTGGGCGGACCTGGACGTG contains:
- a CDS encoding gamma-glutamyltransferase family protein, producing MFTTRPTLQGTFGMVSSTHWLASQSAMAVLEDGGNAFDAAVAGAFVLHVVEPHLNGPAGEVPILLAPAGGAVRVLCGQGVTPAGASVAHYRGLGLDLVPGTGPLAAAVPGAFDAWLLLLRDHGTKSLDGVLRYAIGYAEHGHAPVEKVGATVETVRELFETEWTSSAEVYLPGGRAPRPGERFRNPALAATWQRLLAETARAGDREARIDAAREVWRSGFIAEALVRQSRRPTMDTSGTRHTGTLTEADLAGWSATYETPVTYDWNGWTVCKAGPWSQGPALLQQLALLPPELPAYGSADYVHLLIEGCKLAMADREAWYGDAAEVPVAELLSADYNAGRRALVGAKASWELRPGSPGGRPPRLPAQVYARVQSADLPGFDPMGAGEPTVAELPGEPQVAGDGTTRGDTCHLDVVDRWGNMIAATPSGGWLQSNPVVPELGFPLGTRLQMAWLEEGLPNSLTPGRRPRTTLTPSLALRDGVPVLAFGTPGGDQQDQWQLHFLLAATLRAPVRGALDLQGAIDAPNWHNESFPSSFYPRGHRPGSVTVESRMDADVIEELRRRGHDVRVGPAWSEGRLCAVARDPETGVLSAAANPRGMQGYAVGR